Proteins from a genomic interval of Quercus robur chromosome 9, dhQueRobu3.1, whole genome shotgun sequence:
- the LOC126700392 gene encoding thioredoxin M-type, chloroplastic-like has product MALENCFQLSTVCTTRTAALQCYHPFSSKERLNFPTCNALKKSLLTSVTCSSSSSSYPHSISVKPRKPSIVCKAREAVDEVQVVTDSNWNNLVIASENPVLVEFWAPWCGPCRMIAPVIEELAKEYAGKILCLKLNTDDCPNIATQYGIRSIPTVLFFKNGEKKESVIGAVPKSTLSATVEKYVEA; this is encoded by the exons atggcTTTGGAAAACTGTTTTCAACTGAGCACAGTGTGCACTACTAGAACTGCTGCTCTACAATGTTACCATCCATTTTCTTCAAAGGAAAGGCTTAATTTTCCGACATGTAATGCATTGAAGAAGTCATTACTCACATCAGTCACAtgctcttcatcttcttcatcgtACCCTCATTCAATCAGTGtcaaacccagaaaaccaaGCATTGTCTGCAAAGCTCGTGAAGCTGTGGATGAAG TTCAAGTGGTGACAGATTCAAACTGGAATAACCTTGTGATTGCAAGTGAAAACCCAGTTCTGGTGGAGTTTTGGGCACCATGGTGCGGACCTTGTAGGATGATTGCCCCTGTGATTGAGGAACTAGCAAAAGAATATGCAGGAAAGATCCTGTGCCTCAAGCTCAACACCGATGACTGCCCCAACATTGCCACTCAGTATGGAATCAGGAGCATTCCAACTGTGCTGTTTTTCAAGAAtggagagaagaaagagagtgtAATTGGTGCAGTGCCCAAGTCCACCTTATCTGCTACTGTCGAGAAATATGTTGAGGCTTGA
- the LOC126700393 gene encoding mitogen-activated protein kinase kinase kinase 3-like isoform X1: MPSWWARNSKSNAQQGHRKQVEEARKSQASTSTNYNNKRNLNREKQKSLDEAIFFARNSMRTSQEFIDSSISANGFSVFRGFDSDIGSLTVEKKAYPLPQPPISVNRFYSETVSLSVSSESSSWCSSCDKCNENNGDHGEFSAFRLFEESRCKSWPRISCLESKTLTACTFPQDLLLCDTSFESPSVKLESRRHPCHALPLPPGSPPSEKLQSKWRKGRLLGRGTFGHVYEGFNSENGQMCAIKEVRVISDDQASKECLKQLNQEIALLSQLSHPNIVQFYGSKLGREKLSVYLEYVSGASIDKLLLEYGPFEEPVIQSYTRQILSGLAYLHGRNTVHRDIKGANILIDRNGEARLIDFGMAKHTTSCSSMLSFRGSPYWMAPEVIMNLGGYGPAVDIWSLACTVLEMATSKPPWSQYEGVAAIFKIANSESFPEIPCHLSENAHSFLKLCLQRDPLARPKAAQLLHHPFFQDQATRKL, from the exons aTGCCATCTTGGTGGGCAAGAAACTCAAAAAGTAATGCACAACAAGGTCACAGGAAACAAGTTGAAGAAGCCAGGAAGAGCCAAGCTTCAACTTCTACTAATTACAACAACAAGAGGAATCTGAACAGAGAGAAGCAAAAGAGCTTGGATGAAGCAATCTTCTTTGCTCGGAATTCTATGAGAACAAGTCAAGAATTCATAGATTCTTCCATTTCTGCAAATGGGTTCTCTGTGTTTCGAGGTTTTGATTCGGATATAGGAAGCCTGACTGTGGAGAAGAAAGCATATCCTCTTCCTCAGCCTCCTATAAGCGTTAATAGGTTTTATTCTGAGACGGTGTCACTTTCAGTTTCCAGTGAGAGTTCATCTTGGTGTTCTTCTTGTGATAAGTGTAATGAAAACAATGGTGATCATGGGGAATTTTCTGCGTTTAG ACTATTTGAAGAATCCCGGTGCAAATCATGGCCAAGAATTTCATGCCTGGAATCCAAAACTTTAACAGCTTGCACATTTCCTCAGGATCTGCTCTTATGTGATACAAGTTTTGAGTCTCCATCTGTAAAGCTTGAAAGTAGAAGGCATCCATGTCATGCTCTTCCCCTTCCTCCAGGTTCTCCACCTTCAGAAAAACTTCAGTCAAAGTGGAGAAAAGGAAGGCTTCTAGGAAGAGGGACATTTGGTCATGTTTATGAAGGATTCAATAG TGAAAATGGACAAATGTGTGCAATAAAGGAAGTAAGGGTCATTTCTGATGATCAGGCCTCAAAAGAATGTCTCAAGCAACTGAACCAG GAGATAGCATTGCTTAGTCAGCTGTCACATCCAAACATTGTCCAATTTTATGGAAGCAAACTG GGTAGAGAAAAACTTTCAGTTTATTTGGAGTACGTTTCTGGGGCCTCAATTGATAAATTACTGCTGGAATATGGTCCATTTGAGGAACCTGTTATCCAAAGTTACACCAGGCAAATTCTTTCTGGGCTAGCTTATTTACATGGAAGAAATACAGTGCACAG AGACATCAAAGGCGCAAACATATTAATAGATCGTAATGGTGAAGCTAGACTCATCGACTTTGGCATGGCTAAACAT ACAACATCCTGCTCTTCAATGCTTTCTTTTAGAGGCAGCCCTTATTGGATGGCGCCTGAG GTGATAATGAATCTGGGTGGTTATGGTCCTGCGGTTGATATCTGGAGCCTAGCTTGTACTGTTCTTGAAATGGCTACTTCAAAGCCACCTTGGAGCCAGTATGAAGGG GTAGCTGCAATATTTAAAATTGCAAACAGCGAAAGTTTTCCTGAAATCCCTTGTCACCTTTCAGAGAATGCACATAGTTTCCTTAAACTTTGCTTGCAGAGGGACCCCTTGGCACGTCCTAAGGCTGCACAACTACTACATCACCCCTTTTTCCAAGATCAAGCGACAAGAAAGTTATGA
- the LOC126700393 gene encoding mitogen-activated protein kinase kinase kinase 3-like isoform X2: MPSWWARNSKSNAQQGHRKQVEEARKSQASTSTNYNNKRNLNREKQKSLDEAIFFARNSMRTSQEFIDSSISANGFSVFRGFDSDIGSLTVEKKAYPLPQPPISVNRFYSETVSLSVSSESSSWCSSCDKCNENNGDHGEFSAFRLFEESRCKSWPRISCLESKTLTACTFPQDLLLCDTSFESPSVKLESRRHPCHALPLPPGSPPSEKLQSKWRKGRLLGRGTFGHVYEGFNSENGQMCAIKEVRVISDDQASKECLKQLNQEIALLSQLSHPNIVQFYGSKLGREKLSVYLEYVSGASIDKLLLEYGPFEEPVIQSYTRQILSGLAYLHGRNTVHRDIKGANILIDRNGEARLIDFGMAKHTTSCSSMLSFRGSPYWMAPEVIMNLGGYGPAVDIWSLACTVLEMATSKPPWSQYEGRMHIVSLNFACRGTPWHVLRLHNYYITPFSKIKRQESYES; this comes from the exons aTGCCATCTTGGTGGGCAAGAAACTCAAAAAGTAATGCACAACAAGGTCACAGGAAACAAGTTGAAGAAGCCAGGAAGAGCCAAGCTTCAACTTCTACTAATTACAACAACAAGAGGAATCTGAACAGAGAGAAGCAAAAGAGCTTGGATGAAGCAATCTTCTTTGCTCGGAATTCTATGAGAACAAGTCAAGAATTCATAGATTCTTCCATTTCTGCAAATGGGTTCTCTGTGTTTCGAGGTTTTGATTCGGATATAGGAAGCCTGACTGTGGAGAAGAAAGCATATCCTCTTCCTCAGCCTCCTATAAGCGTTAATAGGTTTTATTCTGAGACGGTGTCACTTTCAGTTTCCAGTGAGAGTTCATCTTGGTGTTCTTCTTGTGATAAGTGTAATGAAAACAATGGTGATCATGGGGAATTTTCTGCGTTTAG ACTATTTGAAGAATCCCGGTGCAAATCATGGCCAAGAATTTCATGCCTGGAATCCAAAACTTTAACAGCTTGCACATTTCCTCAGGATCTGCTCTTATGTGATACAAGTTTTGAGTCTCCATCTGTAAAGCTTGAAAGTAGAAGGCATCCATGTCATGCTCTTCCCCTTCCTCCAGGTTCTCCACCTTCAGAAAAACTTCAGTCAAAGTGGAGAAAAGGAAGGCTTCTAGGAAGAGGGACATTTGGTCATGTTTATGAAGGATTCAATAG TGAAAATGGACAAATGTGTGCAATAAAGGAAGTAAGGGTCATTTCTGATGATCAGGCCTCAAAAGAATGTCTCAAGCAACTGAACCAG GAGATAGCATTGCTTAGTCAGCTGTCACATCCAAACATTGTCCAATTTTATGGAAGCAAACTG GGTAGAGAAAAACTTTCAGTTTATTTGGAGTACGTTTCTGGGGCCTCAATTGATAAATTACTGCTGGAATATGGTCCATTTGAGGAACCTGTTATCCAAAGTTACACCAGGCAAATTCTTTCTGGGCTAGCTTATTTACATGGAAGAAATACAGTGCACAG AGACATCAAAGGCGCAAACATATTAATAGATCGTAATGGTGAAGCTAGACTCATCGACTTTGGCATGGCTAAACAT ACAACATCCTGCTCTTCAATGCTTTCTTTTAGAGGCAGCCCTTATTGGATGGCGCCTGAG GTGATAATGAATCTGGGTGGTTATGGTCCTGCGGTTGATATCTGGAGCCTAGCTTGTACTGTTCTTGAAATGGCTACTTCAAAGCCACCTTGGAGCCAGTATGAAGGG AGAATGCACATAGTTTCCTTAAACTTTGCTTGCAGAGGGACCCCTTGGCACGTCCTAAGGCTGCACAACTACTACATCACCCCTTTTTCCAAGATCAAGCGACAAGAAAGTTATGAAAGTTGA